In the Gammaproteobacteria bacterium genome, one interval contains:
- the gspF gene encoding type II secretion system inner membrane protein GspF, with protein MGAYEYSALDPRGRTRKGVMEGQTARQVRARLRESDLHPLDVVEVERHSTRKPRSGLILGGLGANELALVTRQLATLTRAALPLEESLRVVAEQSEKARTRKIMLAVRAQVLEGHTLASGLDEFPASFSELFRATVAAGEQSGRLDIVLERLADYTEQRQQMTQKVRLALFYPALLTLMAVLVTGGLMGFVVPEVVKVFDTMGQQLPALTVGLIAVSDFLRDYGLVLVGAVALAAIALRYLLRLPGPRFAFHRLLLRLPLIARLVRGINAGRFARTLSILTASGVDVLSALRISGQVLTNQPMRRTVEQASRRVREGTSLSVALKAGNLFPPMMVQLIASGEATGELEAMLGRAADHQDREVEGLIATFLGLFEPLLILVMGAVVLVIVLAILLPIFDLNQLVK; from the coding sequence GTGGGTGCCTACGAATACTCCGCCCTCGACCCCCGCGGGCGCACCCGCAAGGGCGTGATGGAGGGCCAGACGGCCCGCCAGGTGCGGGCCCGGCTGCGCGAGAGCGACCTCCATCCCCTGGATGTCGTCGAGGTGGAGCGCCACAGCACCCGCAAACCTCGCAGCGGCCTGATCCTGGGCGGCCTGGGGGCCAACGAACTCGCGCTCGTCACCCGCCAGCTCGCCACCCTCACCCGCGCCGCCCTGCCCCTGGAGGAATCCCTGCGGGTAGTGGCGGAACAATCGGAGAAGGCCCGCACCCGCAAGATCATGCTGGCGGTACGGGCTCAGGTGCTGGAGGGGCATACCCTGGCCAGCGGCCTCGACGAGTTCCCCGCCAGCTTCTCGGAGCTGTTCCGCGCCACGGTGGCGGCCGGCGAGCAGTCGGGACGCCTCGATATCGTTCTCGAACGCCTGGCGGACTACACCGAGCAGCGCCAGCAGATGACCCAGAAGGTGCGCCTCGCCCTCTTCTATCCGGCCCTGCTGACCCTCATGGCGGTGCTGGTGACGGGCGGCCTGATGGGCTTCGTGGTGCCCGAGGTGGTGAAGGTGTTCGACACCATGGGCCAGCAGTTGCCGGCTCTCACGGTGGGGCTCATCGCCGTGAGCGACTTCCTGCGCGACTACGGCCTGGTACTGGTGGGGGCCGTGGCTCTGGCGGCCATCGCCCTGCGCTACCTGCTGCGCCTGCCCGGCCCGCGCTTCGCCTTCCACCGCCTGCTGCTGCGCCTGCCCCTGATCGCCAGGCTGGTGCGCGGCATCAATGCGGGGCGCTTCGCCCGCACCCTCAGCATCCTCACCGCCAGCGGCGTGGATGTATTGAGTGCCCTGCGCATCTCCGGCCAGGTGCTCACCAACCAGCCCATGCGGCGCACCGTGGAACAGGCATCCCGGCGGGTGCGCGAGGGCACCAGCCTCAGCGTGGCCCTCAAGGCAGGCAACCTGTTCCCACCCATGATGGTCCAGCTCATCGCCAGCGGCGAGGCCACGGGGGAGCTGGAGGCCATGCTGGGGCGGGCCGCGGACCATCAGGACCGCGAAGTGGAGGGTCTCATCGCCACCTTCCTGGGGCTGTTCGAGCCCCTGCTGATCCTGGTGATGGGTGCGGTGGTGCTGGTGATCGTCCTGGCCATCCTGCTGCCCATCTTCGACCTGAACCAGCTGGTGAAATAG
- a CDS encoding tetratricopeptide repeat protein, giving the protein MKYATKLIATLAMAVTLAACGGSEDRKAEYLEKGRTLFAAENYEKARLEFKNVLQIDPKDIEGRFGLAQTLEKLQQWRGAVGHYKAVVEQDPAHLEARNALAKLYLVGNAPDQALELVEEVLAGDPANADAHVIKAGVLAKEGDMAGARQSTEAALATDPNHAQAISLMASLHLRDGAAGEAEALLQRGIGAHPENTALRLTLANVYANSGRVEEAGRVLEEMVALQPEDLGAKVRLASFFATTGDTAKAREILDRAVAEHPDEMTPKLAVVELVAKTEGTPAGIGVMEDFVAASPDNHELRLTLGQLYTRVDRHDDAKAAYRKIIAADGLGVSGLKARNQLARLALGEKDLEQAARLAEEVLEENPKDADALALRGDLAMLQGDASSAIADYRAVLRSAPDNAKVLRALASAHRMNGEDDLAEEAMAKAVAAAPDDVQTRFSYAETLLRQGDVDGAREQLEKVLATAPTDARALEGLVKLHMSRNELDRARQYADRYLQAYPDRPQGHYFLGLIQQAQGDMDAGIASFEASLERGPTASQPLAAVIKAYIVQQQYDEALARLDTAIDEDPDNATPRNLKGEVLLLQQQYGAAAEAFAGALERKPDMVSAHRNLALARFAQGDREGAVEAFKAGIEGTDSALLQVGLAGLYEGMGRTDEAIAVYERAVENSPDSRAAANNLAMLLVTYQADDEGLARAGELVSVLEGASEAAYLDTLGWVRHKQGDHEAALEHLRAAVDKAPDSAEMNFHLAMALLETGDQAGARQHLEKALAQEVQFREKALAEQTLADLAGAGE; this is encoded by the coding sequence ATGAAATACGCAACGAAGTTGATAGCCACCCTGGCCATGGCGGTAACCCTGGCGGCCTGCGGCGGTTCCGAGGACCGCAAGGCGGAGTATCTGGAGAAGGGGCGCACCCTGTTCGCGGCGGAGAACTACGAGAAGGCGCGTCTCGAATTCAAGAACGTCCTGCAGATCGACCCGAAAGACATCGAGGGACGCTTCGGACTGGCCCAGACCCTGGAGAAGCTGCAGCAGTGGCGGGGCGCGGTGGGGCATTACAAGGCCGTGGTGGAGCAGGACCCGGCGCACCTGGAGGCGCGTAACGCCCTGGCCAAGCTCTATTTGGTGGGCAACGCGCCGGACCAGGCCTTGGAACTGGTGGAAGAGGTGCTGGCCGGCGACCCGGCCAATGCCGATGCCCATGTGATCAAGGCAGGCGTGCTGGCCAAGGAAGGGGACATGGCGGGGGCCCGGCAGAGCACGGAGGCCGCCCTGGCCACGGATCCGAACCATGCCCAGGCCATCTCCCTCATGGCCTCCCTGCATCTGCGGGACGGCGCTGCCGGCGAGGCCGAGGCCCTGCTGCAGCGGGGCATCGGGGCCCATCCCGAAAACACCGCCCTGCGCCTCACCCTGGCCAATGTCTACGCCAATAGCGGTCGCGTGGAAGAGGCCGGCCGGGTACTGGAGGAGATGGTGGCCCTGCAGCCGGAGGATCTGGGAGCCAAGGTGAGGCTGGCGTCCTTCTTCGCCACGACCGGCGACACCGCCAAGGCCCGGGAAATCCTGGATCGGGCGGTGGCGGAGCATCCCGACGAAATGACACCCAAGCTGGCCGTGGTGGAACTGGTGGCCAAGACGGAAGGGACGCCGGCGGGTATCGGCGTGATGGAGGACTTCGTGGCGGCGTCCCCGGACAACCATGAGCTGCGGCTCACCCTGGGCCAGCTCTACACCCGCGTCGATCGCCATGACGACGCCAAGGCCGCCTATCGCAAGATCATCGCGGCCGACGGCCTGGGGGTGTCCGGTCTCAAGGCCCGCAACCAACTGGCGCGCCTGGCCCTGGGTGAAAAGGACCTGGAGCAGGCGGCCCGCCTGGCGGAGGAGGTGCTAGAGGAGAATCCCAAGGACGCGGACGCCCTGGCCCTGCGGGGCGATCTGGCCATGCTCCAGGGTGACGCATCATCGGCCATCGCCGACTATCGCGCGGTGCTGCGTAGCGCGCCTGACAACGCCAAGGTGTTGCGGGCCCTGGCCTCCGCCCATCGCATGAACGGCGAAGACGACCTGGCGGAGGAGGCCATGGCCAAGGCGGTGGCCGCCGCGCCTGACGACGTGCAGACGCGCTTCTCCTACGCCGAGACCCTGTTGCGCCAGGGCGACGTGGACGGTGCCCGGGAGCAGCTGGAGAAGGTGTTGGCTACCGCGCCCACCGATGCCCGGGCCCTGGAGGGCCTGGTCAAGCTCCACATGTCCCGCAACGAGCTGGACCGGGCCCGCCAGTATGCGGATCGCTATCTTCAGGCCTATCCGGACCGCCCCCAGGGCCACTACTTCCTGGGCCTGATCCAACAGGCCCAGGGCGACATGGACGCGGGCATCGCCTCCTTCGAGGCGTCCCTGGAGCGCGGGCCCACTGCCTCCCAGCCCCTGGCGGCGGTGATCAAGGCCTACATCGTGCAGCAGCAATACGACGAGGCTCTGGCACGCCTCGACACCGCCATCGATGAGGACCCCGACAATGCCACGCCCCGTAATCTGAAGGGCGAGGTGCTGTTGCTGCAGCAGCAATATGGCGCCGCGGCGGAGGCCTTCGCCGGCGCCCTGGAGCGCAAGCCGGACATGGTGTCCGCCCACCGCAACCTGGCCTTGGCGCGTTTCGCCCAGGGGGATCGGGAGGGCGCGGTGGAGGCCTTCAAGGCAGGCATCGAGGGCACGGACTCGGCGTTGCTGCAGGTGGGGTTGGCAGGTCTCTACGAGGGGATGGGGCGCACCGACGAGGCCATCGCGGTCTACGAGAGGGCCGTCGAAAACAGCCCGGATTCCAGGGCCGCGGCCAACAATCTGGCCATGCTGCTGGTGACCTACCAGGCGGATGACGAAGGCCTGGCGCGGGCCGGCGAGCTGGTGTCGGTGCTGGAGGGGGCCAGCGAGGCGGCCTATCTGGACACCCTGGGCTGGGTGCGCCACAAGCAGGGGGACCACGAAGCCGCCCTGGAGCATCTACGCGCGGCGGTGGACAAGGCCCCCGATTCGGCGGAGATGAACTTTCACCTCGCCATGGCGTTGCTGGAGACCGGCGACCAGGCCGGCGCCCGGCAGCATCTGGAGAAGGCCCTGGCCCAGGAGGTACAGTTCCGCGAAAAGGCCCTGGCCGAGCAGACCCTGGCAGATCTGGCCGGCGCCGGGGAATAA
- a CDS encoding AAA family ATPase, translated as MYLRHFAFTRFPFENTLEADELYASTARREAEARLTHLIDLRGIGLLTGEVGSGKTTVCRHVTAGLHPGLYRVYYVSLSTGNVLDMYKSIAWELGLPTERSRATAYRAIRVEITRLVQEAKQLPVLIVDEAQHLRNDVLEDLRLLTSYAMDADNRLCLLLVGLTELRRRLAMAVHESLSQRLVVRHHLPGLSRDELDDYLIHRLRLAGAEAPIFTPPATEALFQASRGLPRKVNRIAHYALTAAALDNQHHVTETHLQTALDELQP; from the coding sequence ATGTATCTGCGCCACTTCGCGTTCACTCGCTTCCCCTTCGAGAATACCCTCGAGGCCGATGAACTCTATGCCTCCACCGCCCGCCGCGAGGCCGAGGCCCGGCTCACGCACCTCATCGATCTGCGCGGCATCGGCCTGCTGACCGGCGAGGTCGGCTCCGGCAAAACCACCGTCTGCCGGCACGTCACCGCCGGACTCCATCCCGGCCTGTACCGCGTCTATTACGTCTCCCTGTCCACCGGCAACGTGCTCGATATGTACAAGTCCATCGCCTGGGAACTCGGCCTGCCCACGGAGCGGTCCCGCGCTACCGCCTACCGCGCCATCCGCGTCGAGATCACCCGCCTGGTGCAGGAGGCCAAGCAGCTGCCCGTGTTGATCGTCGACGAGGCGCAGCACCTACGCAATGACGTGCTCGAGGATCTGCGCCTCTTGACCAGCTACGCCATGGATGCCGACAACCGCCTGTGCCTGCTGCTGGTCGGGCTCACCGAGCTGCGCCGACGCCTCGCCATGGCCGTGCACGAGTCGTTGAGCCAGCGACTGGTGGTGCGCCACCACCTCCCCGGCCTCTCGCGCGACGAACTCGATGACTATCTCATTCACCGCCTGCGCCTCGCCGGCGCCGAGGCCCCCATCTTCACCCCACCCGCAACCGAGGCCCTGTTCCAGGCCTCGCGCGGGCTTCCGCGCAAGGTCAACCGCATCGCCCACTACGCCCTCACTGCCGCCGCGCTGGACAACCAACACCACGTCACCGAGACCCACCTCCAGACAGCGCTCGACGAGCTGCAACCGTGA
- a CDS encoding DDE-type integrase/transposase/recombinase encodes MTDPDDDHRQAVALFRYGLIADLVHWPPGSAGITERLRAKADKDYVIPGSRRSRVAAETIRDWLKHYRRGGFDALLPKPRADRGQPRRLPDSVAEALCAIKEGHPKLSVRAVIKHAREQGLVPAEQPLPASTVHRLFTREGLMVKKTDAPIGTDRRRFAFQYADELWMSDVMHGITAADGRGRRRKTYLIAFIDDATRVIPYAAFAFAENTGAFLPVFKQALIRRGIPQRLYVDNGANYRSRQLALVCARLGTALIHARPHQPQGKGKIERWFRTVRAQLLTQLTAEDTVSLEALNRRLWAFIEGEYHHTPHRGLDGKTPLEQWALVGDQIRFPDPGLDALFLCETKRRVMNDRTVSLNGHVYEVDAVLVGETVTLQYDPAVPPTRPLTVVHKGQPAGQATPLDAYANTTVRRDRPSWRLDTDTPASEPPPSRLTLGAFDNPHNEEND; translated from the coding sequence ATGACTGATCCTGATGATGACCACCGCCAGGCGGTGGCCCTGTTCCGCTACGGCCTGATCGCCGACCTCGTACACTGGCCCCCGGGCAGTGCCGGCATCACCGAGCGGCTGCGCGCCAAGGCAGACAAGGACTATGTGATCCCCGGCAGCCGTCGCTCCCGCGTGGCCGCCGAGACGATCCGCGACTGGCTCAAGCACTATCGGCGCGGCGGCTTCGACGCGCTGTTGCCCAAGCCACGGGCCGATCGGGGGCAGCCCCGGCGACTGCCCGACTCCGTGGCCGAAGCGCTGTGCGCCATCAAAGAGGGGCATCCGAAGCTGTCAGTGCGCGCAGTGATCAAACACGCACGCGAGCAGGGCCTGGTCCCGGCCGAGCAGCCGTTGCCCGCCTCCACCGTGCACCGTCTGTTCACCCGCGAAGGGCTCATGGTCAAGAAGACCGATGCACCCATCGGCACCGATCGGCGGCGCTTCGCCTTCCAGTACGCCGACGAGCTGTGGATGAGCGATGTGATGCATGGCATCACCGCCGCTGATGGGCGGGGCCGGCGCAGAAAGACCTATCTCATCGCCTTCATCGATGACGCCACCCGCGTCATCCCCTATGCGGCCTTCGCCTTCGCCGAAAACACCGGCGCCTTCCTGCCGGTGTTCAAGCAGGCTCTCATCCGCCGCGGGATCCCCCAGCGCCTTTACGTCGACAACGGCGCCAACTACCGCTCCCGCCAACTCGCCCTCGTCTGCGCCAGGCTCGGCACGGCGCTGATCCACGCCCGACCCCATCAACCTCAGGGGAAGGGCAAAATCGAACGCTGGTTCCGCACCGTCCGAGCACAGCTGCTCACCCAGCTCACCGCTGAGGATACGGTGAGCCTCGAGGCCCTCAACCGACGCCTGTGGGCCTTCATCGAGGGCGAGTATCACCACACCCCGCACCGCGGCCTCGACGGCAAAACGCCCCTCGAACAGTGGGCCCTGGTCGGCGATCAGATCCGCTTCCCCGATCCCGGCCTCGATGCGCTGTTCCTCTGCGAGACCAAGCGCCGGGTCATGAACGACCGCACCGTGAGCCTGAACGGCCACGTCTATGAGGTCGACGCCGTGCTCGTCGGCGAGACCGTGACCTTACAGTACGACCCCGCCGTGCCGCCCACCCGGCCCCTGACCGTGGTCCATAAAGGCCAGCCGGCAGGACAGGCCACGCCGCTCGATGCCTATGCCAACACCACCGTGCGCCGCGACCGGCCCTCCTGGCGCCTCGACACCGATACCCCAGCCTCCGAACCGCCCCCGTCGCGTCTCACCCTCGGGGCCTTCGACAACCCGCACAATGAGGAGAACGACTAA
- a CDS encoding DUF2288 domain-containing protein has translation MDENEPGQPYGPAAAAAAPPPDAATLRARLNLETAVIAWEELARHFARGAVLTVDRELDLIEAAAAVAEDDRQRVGAWLEENRLHPTTIAEAREWTEGRADVWSVVVAPWVLVQAIA, from the coding sequence ATGGACGAGAATGAACCGGGGCAACCCTATGGCCCGGCCGCGGCCGCGGCGGCTCCTCCGCCCGACGCCGCAACCCTGCGTGCCAGGCTCAACCTGGAGACGGCCGTCATCGCCTGGGAGGAGCTGGCCCGCCACTTCGCGCGGGGCGCCGTCCTCACCGTGGATCGCGAGCTGGACCTCATCGAGGCAGCAGCCGCCGTCGCCGAGGACGACCGCCAACGAGTGGGGGCCTGGCTGGAGGAGAACAGGCTGCACCCCACCACCATCGCCGAGGCCCGGGAGTGGACCGAAGGCAGGGCCGACGTATGGTCCGTGGTGGTAGCTCCCTGGGTGCTGGTGCAGGCTATTGCCTGA
- a CDS encoding tetratricopeptide repeat protein encodes MAPIAWVAVCSRVSGGGHRLRRRAATHLVLMALLAVAVGCNDQEARSGQDLIQHVQDLQISGRFEESMDPLRDLLLDEPAHIDARLMLARAYLELQDGATADSHIRRAVKLGATPDSVRAMRVHALVLKKAYGEAIALLRPGDTENGDINLLLPAAQAHLGHRQLVQARALFRIVLQAGSHDAAAHTGLFEIAMIEGDYEAAETQLAALAKNLDSTRHLEGRIALARNQPQRAAEAYQRLIARNPADTTASVGLVQARLALGEQAAARRVLEQLLADDPESADAHYLLAVAEYLDGNTKASLDQVRETLSHAPHYGPALRLFGMLNLRLGYSEQAVEALKRYLSGAQEDLETRKLLVAVLLQLKHTYEADDLLREVSELRDDPTLVTLRGLSHLQHGDYVTAIELLKQVAAVHAEPDAPAAVAGDLYAEAGITADPWRPDAAAALISERTGLEGTERLSQLITIDSGLTGDEETGLVLRLVEDHEATKDYLALAKHAAEQGDLVEACALYARMLTRAEHDEARQRFRALECEEKYGSIETQQARAPGDTRFEPSSGPLAPPPQKAQMSRLVHRLRASLDKVPAAGSEETRPPGDTSPPRSRANAELLASSLSTELLAHMVSTQIAVVGHTALSGVQSTYPLHLIPPDLKEQLKEMRDRLPTWVRALDDGPEGTAAGPSGGDPAAGGGSQFVADTITTITPESGETTGGFRWLVAVFDGGSELIGWLGDTMRNNEALLFIFAIPVILALFLRDVLGNRRRGGARRSHRSHRHRVQADPAPQPPKAETKKKSTSHRHRRRRYSTPRT; translated from the coding sequence ATGGCTCCAATCGCATGGGTCGCCGTGTGCTCGCGAGTCTCCGGGGGCGGGCATCGTTTACGGCGGAGAGCCGCCACTCACCTCGTACTGATGGCCCTGCTGGCCGTCGCCGTCGGGTGCAACGACCAGGAGGCCCGTAGCGGGCAGGACCTCATCCAGCACGTGCAGGACCTGCAGATCTCCGGTCGATTCGAGGAGAGCATGGATCCCCTCCGCGACCTGCTGTTGGACGAACCGGCCCATATCGACGCCCGCCTCATGCTTGCTCGGGCCTACCTCGAACTCCAGGATGGCGCCACGGCGGATTCCCATATCAGACGGGCAGTGAAGCTGGGGGCGACTCCCGACTCCGTAAGGGCCATGCGGGTGCATGCCCTGGTTCTGAAGAAGGCCTATGGCGAGGCCATCGCGCTGTTGAGGCCGGGTGATACCGAGAACGGGGACATCAATCTGCTTTTGCCCGCAGCCCAGGCCCACCTGGGGCACCGCCAGCTGGTTCAGGCGCGGGCTCTGTTCCGGATAGTACTGCAGGCCGGCTCCCATGATGCCGCGGCCCACACCGGGCTGTTCGAGATCGCCATGATCGAGGGTGATTACGAGGCTGCCGAGACCCAACTGGCGGCTCTGGCGAAGAACCTGGATTCCACACGTCATCTCGAGGGCCGAATCGCCCTTGCCCGCAATCAACCGCAGCGGGCTGCCGAGGCCTACCAACGACTGATTGCCCGCAACCCCGCGGATACCACCGCCTCCGTAGGCCTGGTTCAGGCCAGACTGGCTCTGGGAGAACAGGCGGCGGCCCGCAGGGTCCTCGAGCAACTGCTCGCGGACGATCCGGAATCTGCCGATGCCCACTATCTGCTGGCCGTTGCCGAATATCTCGACGGCAACACCAAGGCGTCCCTCGACCAGGTGCGGGAAACCCTGAGCCATGCCCCCCACTATGGACCCGCGCTGCGTCTGTTCGGGATGCTCAACCTGAGGCTCGGCTACTCCGAACAGGCGGTAGAGGCCCTCAAACGTTATCTGTCCGGCGCGCAGGAGGACCTGGAGACCCGCAAACTGTTGGTGGCGGTGCTGCTACAGTTGAAACATACCTACGAGGCGGATGACCTGCTTCGCGAGGTCAGCGAACTCAGGGATGACCCCACCCTGGTTACCCTGAGAGGCCTCAGCCATCTGCAACATGGCGACTACGTGACCGCCATCGAATTGCTCAAACAGGTCGCCGCCGTCCATGCGGAACCGGACGCGCCAGCGGCGGTGGCCGGCGATCTGTATGCCGAGGCCGGTATCACCGCCGACCCTTGGAGACCGGACGCGGCCGCGGCATTGATATCGGAACGGACCGGTCTGGAAGGCACGGAGCGCCTGTCGCAACTCATAACCATCGATAGCGGGCTCACAGGCGATGAAGAAACCGGGTTGGTCCTGCGGCTGGTCGAAGATCACGAGGCGACGAAAGACTATCTGGCCCTCGCCAAACACGCGGCCGAACAGGGCGATTTGGTAGAGGCCTGCGCCCTCTACGCGCGGATGCTGACCCGCGCCGAACATGACGAGGCACGGCAGCGCTTCCGTGCCCTCGAATGCGAGGAGAAATACGGCAGCATCGAGACGCAACAGGCCCGGGCACCCGGCGATACCCGCTTTGAACCCTCCTCCGGACCCCTCGCCCCCCCACCACAGAAGGCACAGATGAGCCGCCTCGTTCATCGATTGCGGGCATCCCTGGATAAAGTGCCCGCTGCAGGGTCCGAGGAAACGCGCCCTCCCGGCGACACCTCTCCTCCTCGGTCCCGTGCCAACGCGGAACTCCTGGCATCGAGCCTGTCCACCGAACTTCTCGCCCACATGGTCTCCACGCAGATCGCCGTCGTGGGTCACACCGCGCTATCCGGTGTCCAATCGACCTACCCTTTACATCTCATCCCGCCGGACCTGAAGGAACAACTCAAGGAAATGCGCGACCGCCTGCCGACCTGGGTCCGTGCCCTCGATGACGGTCCCGAGGGCACTGCCGCCGGTCCTTCGGGTGGCGATCCCGCCGCTGGCGGCGGCTCCCAATTCGTCGCCGATACGATCACCACGATCACACCGGAATCAGGAGAGACCACGGGAGGGTTCCGTTGGCTGGTGGCCGTTTTCGATGGCGGCAGCGAACTCATCGGCTGGCTGGGAGACACCATGCGTAATAACGAGGCCCTACTGTTCATCTTCGCCATCCCCGTGATACTCGCCCTGTTTCTACGCGATGTGCTCGGCAATCGCCGGCGCGGCGGCGCCCGCCGCAGCCACCGCAGCCACCGCCACCGCGTGCAAGCAGACCCTGCTCCCCAGCCACCCAAGGCCGAGACCAAGAAGAAGTCCACCAGCCACAGACATCGACGGCGACGTTATTCCACTCCCCGGACCTGA
- a CDS encoding multiheme c-type cytochrome: MIKTSVLHGTPAWAAIILLWWPTITWTAVNGDYWRLPLVEPVTAGAMGGEDGPHTSLRSEDCGLCHAEQFDQWRESFHGKAVSPGLLGQFEAFDAGTRDMCLDCHAPRDAQREAIAELGLDALGSVDGVDCAACHVRADGRFGPRSVAATPHGPVMEEPLFRSADFCAPCHQFTAEDVAVNGKPLENTHEEWRDSNYARDGITCQSCHMAEGSHRFGGIHDPDVLRQGLGLAVTRTERGVTVTLSNRAAGHALPTYVTPLIRVVIEGTTGASRSEHIIQRRMSWSREQGWGEVFDTRLRPHESRRLELPLDAAEGARAQVIVEPDADYHDRVYPFLMEHLAQDLGAESMAALETARAAAGASIYTAYDVSCGPWQGEPVSCAEP; the protein is encoded by the coding sequence ATGATCAAGACGTCCGTACTGCATGGGACGCCGGCATGGGCAGCAATTATATTGTTGTGGTGGCCGACCATCACTTGGACGGCGGTAAACGGTGACTATTGGCGCCTACCCCTGGTGGAGCCGGTCACGGCCGGCGCCATGGGGGGCGAGGACGGCCCCCACACCTCCCTGAGGTCCGAAGACTGCGGCCTGTGCCACGCCGAGCAGTTCGATCAATGGCGGGAGTCATTTCATGGCAAGGCGGTGTCGCCCGGCCTCCTGGGCCAGTTCGAGGCCTTCGACGCCGGCACCCGCGATATGTGTCTCGATTGCCATGCCCCCCGCGACGCCCAGCGCGAGGCCATCGCAGAATTGGGCCTCGATGCCCTGGGGAGCGTCGATGGCGTGGACTGCGCCGCCTGTCACGTGCGCGCCGACGGCCGCTTCGGTCCCCGCAGCGTGGCGGCGACGCCCCACGGGCCGGTGATGGAAGAGCCGCTGTTCCGCTCCGCCGACTTCTGCGCCCCCTGCCACCAGTTCACCGCCGAGGACGTGGCCGTGAATGGCAAGCCCCTCGAGAACACCCATGAAGAGTGGCGGGATTCGAACTACGCCCGGGACGGCATCACCTGCCAGTCCTGCCACATGGCCGAGGGCAGCCACCGCTTCGGCGGCATCCACGATCCCGATGTCCTGCGTCAGGGCCTGGGCCTCGCGGTGACCCGCACGGAACGGGGTGTGACGGTCACGCTGAGCAACCGCGCTGCGGGCCACGCCCTGCCTACCTATGTGACCCCCCTCATCCGCGTCGTCATCGAAGGCACCACAGGGGCATCCCGCAGCGAGCACATCATCCAGCGGCGCATGAGCTGGAGCCGGGAACAAGGCTGGGGCGAGGTCTTCGACACCCGCCTCCGGCCCCATGAATCCCGCCGCCTGGAACTGCCCCTCGACGCCGCGGAAGGGGCACGGGCTCAGGTCATCGTGGAGCCGGACGCGGATTATCACGACCGGGTCTATCCTTTTTTGATGGAGCACCTCGCGCAGGACCTGGGAGCCGAGTCGATGGCGGCCCTGGAGACCGCCCGCGCCGCCGCCGGGGCCAGCATCTACACCGCCTACGACGTGAGTTGCGGGCCGTGGCAGGGCGAACCGGTCAGCTGCGCCGAGCCATGA
- the phnD gene encoding phosphate/phosphite/phosphonate ABC transporter substrate-binding protein, whose product MSPLGRLFAPLLMALVLAVTGCDGNDRASDVPASTPAPAPAALSFIVHPYDNPSRLVERFQPLCDFLAERLQTPVRLDIARSYVDQMRRITSGQADLSYIGPTPFLRAQNSYLRGTEAKLVPLAAEVMGGKPSYHSVIVTRADSDIQSLADLHGKLMAFGAPHSYSSHYVPQVMLLKAGVDLGDLKDYAFLNRHERVALAVLHGDFDAGGLRAEMVTEYMHREPGLRVIATSPPLSPHLIVARPGLPEAQRELIQHSLLEFSDPRHHLGTRPVYYQSPDRNDLATVRRVVEIVETRPPPAQWPW is encoded by the coding sequence ATGAGCCCGCTCGGCCGCCTGTTCGCCCCCCTGCTGATGGCCTTGGTCCTGGCGGTAACGGGCTGCGACGGTAACGACCGCGCCTCCGATGTCCCGGCATCGACACCGGCGCCGGCGCCGGCCGCCCTGTCCTTCATCGTCCATCCCTATGACAATCCGAGCCGCCTGGTGGAACGCTTCCAGCCCCTGTGCGACTTTCTGGCGGAGCGCCTGCAAACGCCGGTGCGCCTGGACATCGCCCGTTCCTACGTCGACCAGATGCGCCGCATCACCAGCGGCCAGGCGGACCTCAGCTACATCGGCCCCACGCCCTTCCTGCGCGCCCAGAACTCCTATCTCCGCGGCACCGAGGCCAAGCTAGTGCCCCTGGCGGCCGAGGTAATGGGAGGAAAGCCGTCCTATCACAGTGTCATCGTCACCCGCGCCGACTCCGACATCCAATCCCTCGCCGACCTCCACGGCAAACTCATGGCCTTCGGCGCCCCGCACTCATACAGCAGCCATTACGTGCCCCAGGTCATGCTCCTCAAGGCCGGCGTGGACCTCGGCGACCTCAAGGACTACGCCTTCCTCAATCGCCACGAACGGGTGGCCCTGGCGGTACTGCACGGAGACTTCGATGCCGGGGGCCTGCGCGCCGAGATGGTCACCGAGTACATGCACCGCGAACCGGGCCTCAGGGTCATCGCCACCTCGCCCCCCCTGTCGCCCCACTTAATCGTCGCCAGGCCGGGGCTGCCCGAGGCCCAGCGAGAGCTGATTCAGCACAGCCTGCTGGAGTTCTCCGATCCCCGCCACCATCTGGGTACGAGACCGGTCTACTACCAGTCCCCGGACCGCAATGACCTCGCCACGGTGCGCCGGGTGGTGGAGATCGTCGAGACCCGCCCGCCGCCGGCGCAGTGGCCATGGTAA